A region from the Acanthopagrus latus isolate v.2019 chromosome 8, fAcaLat1.1, whole genome shotgun sequence genome encodes:
- the LOC119024304 gene encoding probable E3 ubiquitin-protein ligase HERC3 isoform X2 yields MFSWGEHSLRGFRLRHGALADSHRRDADGDDADCDDDDDGVQYADLGYHITDLSAGHSVLAFCKSNGNSFIIRTNESQDGRRVRGKQKFVQCKEKIVAVSCGDDTVTLLSDRGNVLCVDTAHTYIPRPVEALSNITVSQVACGSRHSVALTKDGQVYTWGQDSRGQLGLGKRKLGASSPQHLRSLSALPLVQVSAGGEQSFALSVSGGVFGWGRNDCGQLGLGDRTDRHTPTAVQCLNLKKTVHISCGKDHTVTLTKTGAVFTFGSGQHGQLGHNSFCDELRPRLVAELWGAKVTKITCGRHHTLVLTDSKRIYSFGRGEEGQLGHGEESHPSVPLPVKLPRDSADDPKITNIFVGGNCSFAICTSDEEVHDESDITNSVAQHCLDSMVDKWIAECNSKSWKKIKQEIHRTFSSASCVNKSFLEQSKDKHFLTSPKYSGLKLSLARRAFKKLVKKDDVIAEVEAAVQHLLPSLDRKPVGVEGLRIHLLLMELLYVIQRHKRQETSTRLAEAVAAAVLRLSDDSLQVIGDWWSSLSPSTMVKHVKVWKQALSAVLSFKPVPRNSGVRNLLLVLQYMYNANCRIAEPQRLPESDFNLLIDKEFLREDVLFWRSRLKRKKMNAEPLILCSFPIVMDLQSKKLAFDINANSTKWETIFQIICSMPFEYGFPLPQDVFFEMDLRRAAVLEDTFKQMATAHHTDYKMPLVVYFDKNRTIDNLCRKDFFYKVFHDLVSLDTGMFMFNDNETLAWFPSKATQEDQRYFQFGVLCGLALYNGCIIHLPFPLALFKKLLGVKPSLQDLLELSPVVGVSLQYILEDCQDDDLENLEMDFVISWDGTEIDLDPKNPEKPVTSENKKEFVEAYVNHVFNTSVEGVFEEFKRGFFQVCDRDLVKLFRPKELQEVLVGKDLLDWAKLKQNTVYEGGYHPDHPTIQMFWEVFDELNEDQKKAFLWFVTGFERVPILGMETIEMKVGVVKIQDLSYDQYYPQTHTCFSTLELPLYSTKEIMQTKLIEALSNSKDIYK; encoded by the exons ATGTTTTCCTGGGGAGAGCACAGCCTGCGGGGCTTCCGCCTCAGACACGGAGCCCTCGCCGACAGCCACCGGCGtgatgctgatggtgatgatgcggattgtgatgatgatgatgatggggtCCAGTACGCAGACCTCGGGTACCACATCACGGACCTGTCGGCAGGTCACAGCGTGCTGGCCTTCTGCAAAAGCAATGGAAACTCGTTCATCATCAGAACGAACGAGAGCCAAGACGGGAGAAGAGTCAGAGGGAAGCAGA AGTTTGTGCAATGTAAGGAGAAGATCGTGGCTGTGAGCTGCGGAGACGACACAGTCacgctgctgtcagacagaggAAACGTCCTGTGTGTGGACACAGCTCACACCTACATCCCTCG GCCAGTGGAGGCTTTGAGTAACATCACAGTCAGTCAGGTTGCCTGTGGGAGCCGTCACTCAGTGGCCCTGACCAAAG ATGGTCAGGTGTACACATGGGGCCAGGACTCCAGAGGCCAGCTGGGTCTGGGGAAGAGGAAGCTCGGTGCCAGTTCACCCCAACACCTCCGATCTCTGTCAGCGCTCCCTCTGGTCCAGGTCTCTGCAGGGGGAGAGCAGAGCTTCGCCCTCTCTGTGTCTGGAGGTGTGTTCGGCTGGGGCAGGAACGACTGTGGACAGCTGGGGCTGGGAGACAGGACAG acagacatacacCTACTGCTGTTCAATGCCTGAACTTGAAGAAAACTGTCCACATTTCCTGTGGAAAGGACCACACTGTCACTCTGACCAAG ACGGGTGCAGTGTTCACCTTTGGCTCCGGTCAACATGGACAGCTCGGGCACAACTCATTCTGCGATGAACTGCGACCTCGGCTGGTTGCGGAGCTCTGGGGGGCAAAAGTCACCAAGATCACATGTGGACG ACATCACACATTAGTACTAACAGACTCCAAGAGGATCTACTCCTTCGGGCGCGGAGAAGAAGGTCAGCTGGGACACGGAGAGGAGAGTCACCCGTCTGTGCCGCTACCTGTTAAACTGCCACGAG ACTCGGCTGATGATCCAAAAATTACAAACATCTTCGTAGGAGGAAACTGTTCGTTTGCAATATGCACGTCTGATGAG GAAGTTCATGATGAGTCAGACATCACGAACAGTGTAGCACAGCATTGTCTTGATAGCATGGTTGACAAATGGATCGCTGAATGTAATTCAAAGTCGTGGAAGAAGATAAAACA GGAAATTCACAGGACATTTTCCTCTGCATCCTGTGTGAATAAGAGCTTCCTTGAACAAAG caaagacaaacatttcctgACTTCACCAAAGTACTCTGGCCTGAAACTGTCTCTTGCACGACGTGCCTTCAAGAAACTGGTGAAAAAGGATGATGTTATAGCTGAG GTTGAGGCTGCTGTCCAGCACTTGCTTCCCTCCCTTGATAGGAAGCCGGTGGGTGTGGAGGGGTTGAGGATCCACCTGCTTCTCATGGAGCTCCTGTATGTGATCCAGAGACACAAACGGCAAGAAACGAGCACAAGGCTTGCTGAGGCAGTCGCTGCTGCAGTACTACGCTTGTCTGATGACAGCCTCCAGGTCATAG GAGACTGGTGGTCCTCGCTGTCGCCCTCCACCATGGTTAAACATGTAAAGGTGTGGAAGCAGGCCCTCTCAGCGGTCCTGTCCTTTAAGCCTGTACCTCGCAACTCTGGAGTCAGAAACCTGCTGCTAGTGCTCCAGTACATGTACAAC gccAACTGCAGGATCGCAGAACCACAGAGGTTGCCAGAAAGTGATTTTAATCTGTTGATTGACAAAGAGTTTCTTCGTGAGGATGTGCTGTTTTGGCGTTCAAGGTTGAAACGCAag AAAATGAATGCAGAGCCACTCATCCTCTGTAGTTTTCCAATCGTGATGGATCTGCAATCAAAGAAACTGGCTTTTGATATAAATGCTAACAGCACCAAG tggGAAACAATTTTTCAAATCATCTGCAGCATGCCATTTGAATATGGATTCCCATTACCTCAAGATGTGTTCTTTGAAATGGACCTGAGGAGAGCAGCTGTTTTGGAAGACACCTTCAAACAAATGGCTACTGCTCATCACACTGACTACAAGATGCCACTTGTG GTATACTTCGACAAAAATCGAACAATTGATAATCTTTGCAGAAAAGACTTTTTCTACAAAGTCTTTCACGACTTGGTGTCACTTGATACTGGCATGTTCATGTTCAATGACAATGAAACGCTGGCATGGTTCCCCTCCAAA GCAACACAGGAGGACCAGAGATACTTCCAGTTTGGGGTTCTGTGTGGATTGGCTTTGTACAACGGCTGCATCATTCACCTGCCCTTCCCACTGGCTCTGTTCAAGAAGCTGCTGGGTGTAAAGCCTTCACTGCAGGATTTGTTGGAACTCAGCCCAGTTGTTGGAGT gaGTCTGCAGTACATTCTGGAAGACTGCCAAGATGACGACTTGGAAAACCTGGAGATGGATTTTGTC ATCAGCTGGGATGGGACAGAGATCGACCTTGATCCTAAAAATCCTGAAAAGCCGGTGACAAGTGAAAACAA GAAGGAGTTTGTGGAAGCCTACGTGAATCACGTCTTCAACACATCGGTGGAGGGCGTGTTTGAGGAGTTCAAGCGAGGCTTCTTCCAGGTGTGTGACCGAGATCTGGTGAAGCTGTTCCGACCGAAGGAGCTGCAAGAAGTTTTGGTGGGCAAAGACCTCCTTGACTGGGCAAAGCTGAAACAG aACACAGTCTATGAGGGGGGCTACCATCCGGACCACCCCACCATACAGATGTTTTGGGAGGTTTTTGATGAACTAAATGAGGATCAGAAGAAAGCTTTCCTTT GGTTTGTGACAGGCTTTGAAAGGGTGCCGATTCTTGGCATGGAAACGATCGAGATGAAAGTCGGAGTTGTCAAAATCCAGGACCTCTCCTACGACCAGTACTACCCGCAGACACATACGTGTTTCTCAACCCTGGAGCTGCCCTTATACTCAACTAAAGAGATCATGCAAACCAAGCTGATAGAGGCCCTGAGCAACAGCAAAGATATCTACAAGTGA
- the LOC119024304 gene encoding probable E3 ubiquitin-protein ligase HERC3 isoform X1: MFSWGEHSLRGFRLRHGALADSHRRDADGDDADCDDDDDGVQYADLGYHITDLSAGHSVLAFCKSNGNSFIIRTNESQDGRRVRGKQIMVTCPCCVSLSEFVQCKEKIVAVSCGDDTVTLLSDRGNVLCVDTAHTYIPRPVEALSNITVSQVACGSRHSVALTKDGQVYTWGQDSRGQLGLGKRKLGASSPQHLRSLSALPLVQVSAGGEQSFALSVSGGVFGWGRNDCGQLGLGDRTDRHTPTAVQCLNLKKTVHISCGKDHTVTLTKTGAVFTFGSGQHGQLGHNSFCDELRPRLVAELWGAKVTKITCGRHHTLVLTDSKRIYSFGRGEEGQLGHGEESHPSVPLPVKLPRDSADDPKITNIFVGGNCSFAICTSDEEVHDESDITNSVAQHCLDSMVDKWIAECNSKSWKKIKQEIHRTFSSASCVNKSFLEQSKDKHFLTSPKYSGLKLSLARRAFKKLVKKDDVIAEVEAAVQHLLPSLDRKPVGVEGLRIHLLLMELLYVIQRHKRQETSTRLAEAVAAAVLRLSDDSLQVIGDWWSSLSPSTMVKHVKVWKQALSAVLSFKPVPRNSGVRNLLLVLQYMYNANCRIAEPQRLPESDFNLLIDKEFLREDVLFWRSRLKRKKMNAEPLILCSFPIVMDLQSKKLAFDINANSTKWETIFQIICSMPFEYGFPLPQDVFFEMDLRRAAVLEDTFKQMATAHHTDYKMPLVVYFDKNRTIDNLCRKDFFYKVFHDLVSLDTGMFMFNDNETLAWFPSKATQEDQRYFQFGVLCGLALYNGCIIHLPFPLALFKKLLGVKPSLQDLLELSPVVGVSLQYILEDCQDDDLENLEMDFVISWDGTEIDLDPKNPEKPVTSENKKEFVEAYVNHVFNTSVEGVFEEFKRGFFQVCDRDLVKLFRPKELQEVLVGKDLLDWAKLKQNTVYEGGYHPDHPTIQMFWEVFDELNEDQKKAFLWFVTGFERVPILGMETIEMKVGVVKIQDLSYDQYYPQTHTCFSTLELPLYSTKEIMQTKLIEALSNSKDIYK; the protein is encoded by the exons ATGTTTTCCTGGGGAGAGCACAGCCTGCGGGGCTTCCGCCTCAGACACGGAGCCCTCGCCGACAGCCACCGGCGtgatgctgatggtgatgatgcggattgtgatgatgatgatgatggggtCCAGTACGCAGACCTCGGGTACCACATCACGGACCTGTCGGCAGGTCACAGCGTGCTGGCCTTCTGCAAAAGCAATGGAAACTCGTTCATCATCAGAACGAACGAGAGCCAAGACGGGAGAAGAGTCAGAGGGAAGCAGA TAATGGTGACATGCCCCTGCTGTGTCTCCCTCTCAGAGTTTGTGCAATGTAAGGAGAAGATCGTGGCTGTGAGCTGCGGAGACGACACAGTCacgctgctgtcagacagaggAAACGTCCTGTGTGTGGACACAGCTCACACCTACATCCCTCG GCCAGTGGAGGCTTTGAGTAACATCACAGTCAGTCAGGTTGCCTGTGGGAGCCGTCACTCAGTGGCCCTGACCAAAG ATGGTCAGGTGTACACATGGGGCCAGGACTCCAGAGGCCAGCTGGGTCTGGGGAAGAGGAAGCTCGGTGCCAGTTCACCCCAACACCTCCGATCTCTGTCAGCGCTCCCTCTGGTCCAGGTCTCTGCAGGGGGAGAGCAGAGCTTCGCCCTCTCTGTGTCTGGAGGTGTGTTCGGCTGGGGCAGGAACGACTGTGGACAGCTGGGGCTGGGAGACAGGACAG acagacatacacCTACTGCTGTTCAATGCCTGAACTTGAAGAAAACTGTCCACATTTCCTGTGGAAAGGACCACACTGTCACTCTGACCAAG ACGGGTGCAGTGTTCACCTTTGGCTCCGGTCAACATGGACAGCTCGGGCACAACTCATTCTGCGATGAACTGCGACCTCGGCTGGTTGCGGAGCTCTGGGGGGCAAAAGTCACCAAGATCACATGTGGACG ACATCACACATTAGTACTAACAGACTCCAAGAGGATCTACTCCTTCGGGCGCGGAGAAGAAGGTCAGCTGGGACACGGAGAGGAGAGTCACCCGTCTGTGCCGCTACCTGTTAAACTGCCACGAG ACTCGGCTGATGATCCAAAAATTACAAACATCTTCGTAGGAGGAAACTGTTCGTTTGCAATATGCACGTCTGATGAG GAAGTTCATGATGAGTCAGACATCACGAACAGTGTAGCACAGCATTGTCTTGATAGCATGGTTGACAAATGGATCGCTGAATGTAATTCAAAGTCGTGGAAGAAGATAAAACA GGAAATTCACAGGACATTTTCCTCTGCATCCTGTGTGAATAAGAGCTTCCTTGAACAAAG caaagacaaacatttcctgACTTCACCAAAGTACTCTGGCCTGAAACTGTCTCTTGCACGACGTGCCTTCAAGAAACTGGTGAAAAAGGATGATGTTATAGCTGAG GTTGAGGCTGCTGTCCAGCACTTGCTTCCCTCCCTTGATAGGAAGCCGGTGGGTGTGGAGGGGTTGAGGATCCACCTGCTTCTCATGGAGCTCCTGTATGTGATCCAGAGACACAAACGGCAAGAAACGAGCACAAGGCTTGCTGAGGCAGTCGCTGCTGCAGTACTACGCTTGTCTGATGACAGCCTCCAGGTCATAG GAGACTGGTGGTCCTCGCTGTCGCCCTCCACCATGGTTAAACATGTAAAGGTGTGGAAGCAGGCCCTCTCAGCGGTCCTGTCCTTTAAGCCTGTACCTCGCAACTCTGGAGTCAGAAACCTGCTGCTAGTGCTCCAGTACATGTACAAC gccAACTGCAGGATCGCAGAACCACAGAGGTTGCCAGAAAGTGATTTTAATCTGTTGATTGACAAAGAGTTTCTTCGTGAGGATGTGCTGTTTTGGCGTTCAAGGTTGAAACGCAag AAAATGAATGCAGAGCCACTCATCCTCTGTAGTTTTCCAATCGTGATGGATCTGCAATCAAAGAAACTGGCTTTTGATATAAATGCTAACAGCACCAAG tggGAAACAATTTTTCAAATCATCTGCAGCATGCCATTTGAATATGGATTCCCATTACCTCAAGATGTGTTCTTTGAAATGGACCTGAGGAGAGCAGCTGTTTTGGAAGACACCTTCAAACAAATGGCTACTGCTCATCACACTGACTACAAGATGCCACTTGTG GTATACTTCGACAAAAATCGAACAATTGATAATCTTTGCAGAAAAGACTTTTTCTACAAAGTCTTTCACGACTTGGTGTCACTTGATACTGGCATGTTCATGTTCAATGACAATGAAACGCTGGCATGGTTCCCCTCCAAA GCAACACAGGAGGACCAGAGATACTTCCAGTTTGGGGTTCTGTGTGGATTGGCTTTGTACAACGGCTGCATCATTCACCTGCCCTTCCCACTGGCTCTGTTCAAGAAGCTGCTGGGTGTAAAGCCTTCACTGCAGGATTTGTTGGAACTCAGCCCAGTTGTTGGAGT gaGTCTGCAGTACATTCTGGAAGACTGCCAAGATGACGACTTGGAAAACCTGGAGATGGATTTTGTC ATCAGCTGGGATGGGACAGAGATCGACCTTGATCCTAAAAATCCTGAAAAGCCGGTGACAAGTGAAAACAA GAAGGAGTTTGTGGAAGCCTACGTGAATCACGTCTTCAACACATCGGTGGAGGGCGTGTTTGAGGAGTTCAAGCGAGGCTTCTTCCAGGTGTGTGACCGAGATCTGGTGAAGCTGTTCCGACCGAAGGAGCTGCAAGAAGTTTTGGTGGGCAAAGACCTCCTTGACTGGGCAAAGCTGAAACAG aACACAGTCTATGAGGGGGGCTACCATCCGGACCACCCCACCATACAGATGTTTTGGGAGGTTTTTGATGAACTAAATGAGGATCAGAAGAAAGCTTTCCTTT GGTTTGTGACAGGCTTTGAAAGGGTGCCGATTCTTGGCATGGAAACGATCGAGATGAAAGTCGGAGTTGTCAAAATCCAGGACCTCTCCTACGACCAGTACTACCCGCAGACACATACGTGTTTCTCAACCCTGGAGCTGCCCTTATACTCAACTAAAGAGATCATGCAAACCAAGCTGATAGAGGCCCTGAGCAACAGCAAAGATATCTACAAGTGA